Proteins found in one Paenibacillus dendritiformis genomic segment:
- a CDS encoding globin produces MERMQRYNTLYDAIGGADTIRRIVESFYPKVQAHPLLGPLFPEDIDPVMEKQFMFLSQFFGGPSLFSDAYGHPMMRARHLPFPVTPARAEAWLGCMREALTEIGLEPELRDMVITRLSGPAHHFVNTPDEEGQA; encoded by the coding sequence ATGGAACGCATGCAACGCTACAATACGCTGTATGATGCGATTGGCGGAGCGGATACGATTCGCCGCATCGTGGAGTCCTTTTATCCCAAAGTCCAGGCTCACCCGCTGTTGGGCCCTTTGTTTCCTGAAGATATTGACCCGGTTATGGAAAAGCAGTTTATGTTTTTGTCGCAGTTTTTCGGCGGCCCTTCGCTCTTTTCCGATGCTTACGGCCATCCGATGATGCGGGCGCGGCATTTGCCGTTCCCGGTGACGCCTGCCCGGGCCGAGGCCTGGCTCGGCTGCATGCGCGAAGCGCTGACGGAGATCGGCTTGGAACCGGAGCTTCGGGACATGGTGATTACCCGGCTGTCCGGCCCGGCGCACCACTTCGTGAACACGCCGGATGAAGAGGGACAAGCATAG
- a CDS encoding DUF2225 domain-containing protein has protein sequence MVEIEPLFTTRMECPFCAESFDISRVRSRFKKPSQIDSDFCPHYAEHRLNPDYYVVRVCPNCGCASTENSIKNWNHAQRQAFRERIASQWTRKEYGGERTWEQAMETYQLALLTAQTIGEHKRVVAGLLHHIAWLFRYRGMEAEEQRYLRFALEAYISVYEYEWQDQNDARLMYMIGEMHRRLGEYNEAGKYFTRIIQDKRIMDAAMIRAAREQWQQMREEMQEGKENPEGTPI, from the coding sequence TTGGTAGAAATAGAACCGCTGTTTACAACAAGAATGGAATGCCCGTTTTGCGCGGAATCATTCGACATCTCGCGTGTACGTTCACGCTTCAAAAAGCCTTCCCAGATCGACAGTGATTTTTGTCCCCATTATGCAGAGCACCGGCTGAATCCGGATTATTATGTCGTGCGGGTATGCCCGAACTGCGGCTGCGCATCGACCGAGAACTCGATAAAGAACTGGAATCATGCCCAGCGCCAGGCGTTCCGGGAGCGTATCGCTTCCCAATGGACACGCAAAGAGTACGGAGGCGAAAGGACATGGGAGCAGGCAATGGAGACGTATCAGCTGGCCTTGCTGACGGCTCAGACTATTGGCGAGCATAAGCGCGTCGTGGCCGGCTTGCTGCACCATATCGCCTGGCTGTTCCGCTACCGCGGGATGGAGGCCGAGGAGCAGCGCTATTTGCGCTTCGCGCTGGAGGCTTATATATCGGTATATGAGTATGAATGGCAGGATCAGAACGATGCGCGGCTCATGTATATGATAGGCGAGATGCACCGCCGGCTTGGCGAGTATAATGAAGCGGGCAAATACTTCACTCGGATCATACAGGACAAACGGATTATGGATGCGGCGATGATTCGGGCCGCGCGCGAACAGTGGCAGCAGATGCGGGAGGAGATGCAGGAAGGGAAGGAGAACCCGGAGGGCACGCCGATCTAA
- a CDS encoding YycC family protein — translation MRPLQISADTAVKLSQALGVPIEQLMHMPQHILMKKLAELAAAEAEKEPAEPAADSEGERSQ, via the coding sequence ATGAGACCTTTGCAAATATCTGCGGATACCGCCGTCAAGCTGTCCCAGGCGCTGGGCGTTCCGATTGAACAGCTCATGCATATGCCGCAGCATATTCTGATGAAGAAGCTGGCCGAACTGGCTGCCGCAGAAGCGGAGAAGGAACCGGCCGAACCGGCGGCCGATTCCGAGGGGGAGCGTTCACAATGA
- a CDS encoding M3 family oligoendopeptidase: MQHPLNPTWDLESIFPGGSDSEALQQSFAAIEQDLALLKGELKEMSSPLSKDSIPALAKLTTRLQDLNRRMQEAGAFISCLTAQNLQDKKAVQLTGRKSALSAQLVAIDALYDELLRGMPDELWSRFLALPEIEGVGFNLNERRETAKEKLGPALEALAGDLAVDGYHGWAEMYNTIVSHVRINYEENGVNQQLSAGQAHNKLSHPDRRVREEMFKLWEQEWSDKADFCADALNHIAGFRLKLYERRGWDDVLKEPLARNRMSQATLGAMWDTIVRNKPKFVQYLERKAKLLGVEKLSWCDVDAPIGGSQTTISYDDGADAIVEQFRKFSPRMADFAVRAFENRWIEAEDRPGKRPGGFCTSLPVSNQTRIFMTYAGTPSNVSTLAHELGHGYHQHVMEGLPAFAQRYAMNVAETASTFAEMIVADSAVKGAKDEQEKLGLLEDKIQRSIAFYMNIHARFLFETRFYEKRKAGLVSSEQICALMEEAQQEAYCGALGSLHPHFWASKMHFYFTHVPFYNFPYTFGYLFSTGLYARALEEGESFAAKYDALLRDTAVMTVEDLASKHLGVDLTKPDFWQSAINVTLKDVELFLQMTE; encoded by the coding sequence ATGCAACATCCGTTAAATCCGACATGGGATCTGGAATCGATATTTCCGGGAGGGTCTGATTCGGAAGCGCTTCAGCAATCCTTCGCCGCGATCGAACAGGACTTGGCTCTGTTGAAAGGGGAACTGAAAGAGATGTCTTCTCCGCTCAGCAAGGACAGCATCCCGGCGCTGGCGAAGCTAACCACCCGGCTGCAGGATCTGAATCGCCGGATGCAGGAGGCGGGCGCCTTTATCAGCTGTCTGACCGCTCAGAACCTTCAGGATAAGAAGGCGGTGCAATTAACGGGGCGCAAGTCGGCGCTGTCGGCGCAGCTGGTTGCCATCGACGCATTGTACGATGAGCTGCTCCGCGGAATGCCGGATGAGCTATGGTCCCGGTTCCTGGCGCTGCCGGAGATCGAAGGGGTCGGCTTTAATTTGAACGAACGGCGCGAGACGGCCAAGGAGAAGCTGGGGCCGGCGCTGGAAGCGCTCGCCGGAGATCTTGCGGTGGACGGATATCACGGCTGGGCGGAAATGTACAATACCATCGTCTCCCATGTGCGCATCAATTACGAAGAGAACGGCGTGAACCAGCAATTATCGGCAGGACAGGCTCATAACAAGCTGTCACATCCGGACCGCCGCGTTCGCGAAGAGATGTTCAAGCTGTGGGAGCAGGAATGGAGCGACAAGGCCGATTTCTGCGCTGACGCGCTGAATCATATTGCCGGCTTCCGTCTGAAGCTGTACGAACGCCGCGGCTGGGACGATGTTCTGAAGGAGCCGCTCGCCAGAAACCGGATGTCGCAAGCGACCCTAGGTGCGATGTGGGATACGATTGTCCGCAATAAGCCGAAGTTCGTTCAATATTTGGAGCGGAAGGCGAAGCTTCTCGGCGTAGAGAAGCTGAGCTGGTGCGATGTGGACGCTCCGATCGGCGGAAGCCAGACCACCATCAGCTATGATGATGGCGCGGACGCCATCGTCGAGCAATTCCGCAAGTTCAGCCCGCGGATGGCGGACTTCGCGGTACGCGCGTTCGAGAACCGCTGGATCGAGGCAGAGGACCGCCCTGGGAAGCGGCCTGGCGGCTTCTGTACTTCATTGCCGGTCAGCAACCAGACGCGCATCTTCATGACGTATGCGGGCACGCCTTCCAACGTATCGACGCTGGCGCATGAACTGGGGCACGGTTATCATCAGCACGTGATGGAAGGACTGCCGGCCTTCGCCCAGCGCTATGCGATGAATGTCGCGGAGACGGCCTCCACCTTCGCCGAAATGATCGTAGCCGATTCGGCCGTGAAGGGAGCGAAGGATGAGCAGGAGAAGCTGGGGCTCCTGGAAGACAAGATTCAGCGTTCGATTGCTTTCTACATGAACATCCATGCGCGCTTCCTGTTCGAGACTCGCTTCTACGAGAAGCGCAAGGCGGGGCTGGTGTCGAGCGAACAAATCTGTGCATTGATGGAGGAAGCGCAGCAAGAAGCATACTGCGGGGCACTGGGTTCGCTGCATCCGCATTTCTGGGCTTCCAAAATGCACTTCTATTTCACGCATGTGCCGTTCTACAACTTCCCGTATACGTTCGGCTACTTGTTCAGCACCGGCTTGTATGCGCGCGCGCTGGAAGAAGGCGAATCGTTCGCTGCGAAATATGACGCGCTGCTGCGAGATACGGCGGTCATGACGGTGGAAGACTTGGCCAGCAAGCATCTTGGCGTCGATCTGACGAAGCCGGACTTCTGGCAGTCGGCCATTAATGTAACACTCAAGGATGTGGAGCTCTTCTTGCAGATGACGGAATAA
- a CDS encoding MFS transporter, whose amino-acid sequence MTSNRLLKGFHAVFYSTNALLIPYLPLLLTERGFHAWEAGTLLMLGPFLAMFVQPLAGVLSDRLKAVRPLLFGCWIAQGTAAACLFLSSGRIAAAASLLALYIFFLPAVSLLDSLTVKTAVAAGQSYSSIRLWGSVGFTVTGLVLGQMFDAWGGVDSLMWMYAPIWGSLLIGIGFLREAPADAKEAESVVNLTVLRKALSVPALLLFLLLVFIVAMPHRMNDALLSLHLSDLGATSAQMSWAWSVAGVSEVIGFAVMAKWVSRKRMLRLFAIVCALYAIRWLLYAFVKDPWVVIALQGGQAVTYAALWVLSIEFVASLLPRQLAATAQALLGMVFLGLAGLAGGMSGGALQEAYGGTGMYLYGFVCAAVSMIGFGIWAFRRERAERMQAASPKATTY is encoded by the coding sequence GTGACATCCAATCGCCTTTTGAAGGGATTCCATGCGGTGTTCTATTCGACGAATGCCCTGCTGATTCCCTATCTGCCCCTCTTGCTGACAGAGCGGGGATTTCACGCATGGGAAGCGGGGACGCTTCTCATGCTCGGGCCATTTCTGGCGATGTTCGTGCAGCCATTGGCCGGCGTGCTCAGCGATCGATTGAAAGCGGTCCGGCCGCTGCTGTTCGGATGCTGGATTGCGCAAGGCACGGCCGCTGCCTGCTTGTTCCTGTCTTCGGGAAGAATAGCGGCGGCGGCCAGCCTGCTGGCGCTGTACATTTTCTTCCTGCCTGCCGTGTCTCTGCTCGATTCCTTAACGGTCAAGACGGCGGTTGCGGCAGGGCAGTCATACAGCAGCATCCGCCTGTGGGGATCGGTAGGGTTCACCGTGACCGGCCTTGTCCTCGGACAAATGTTCGATGCCTGGGGCGGCGTCGATTCGCTCATGTGGATGTATGCGCCGATATGGGGAAGTCTGCTTATCGGCATCGGGTTCCTGCGGGAGGCGCCGGCCGATGCGAAGGAGGCCGAGAGCGTGGTCAATCTCACGGTCTTGCGCAAGGCGCTGTCGGTGCCTGCCTTGCTGTTGTTCTTGCTGCTCGTCTTCATCGTGGCGATGCCGCATCGAATGAACGATGCGCTGCTCTCGCTTCATCTGAGTGACCTGGGAGCGACCTCTGCCCAGATGTCTTGGGCCTGGTCGGTCGCCGGAGTAAGCGAAGTCATTGGCTTCGCGGTGATGGCGAAATGGGTGTCCCGGAAGCGGATGCTGCGGTTGTTCGCGATCGTCTGCGCACTGTATGCGATCCGATGGCTGCTGTACGCCTTTGTGAAGGATCCTTGGGTCGTCATCGCTCTGCAAGGAGGGCAGGCCGTTACGTATGCTGCGCTCTGGGTGCTGTCCATCGAATTCGTGGCATCGCTCCTTCCCCGCCAGCTTGCGGCGACCGCCCAGGCGCTGCTCGGCATGGTGTTCCTCGGCCTGGCCGGCCTCGCGGGCGGGATGAGCGGCGGAGCGCTGCAGGAGGCGTATGGCGGGACCGGAATGTATCTGTATGGATTCGTCTGCGCGGCCGTAAGCATGATCGGCTTCGGCATCTGGGCCTTCCGGCGCGAGCGCGCTGAGCGTATGCAGGCCGCGTCGCCGAAGGCAACAACCTATTAG
- a CDS encoding methyl-accepting chemotaxis protein — translation MNWFNSLSFKQKLLFGCYGIVGLFALTTIVLLTTHATLIPGLITLVILVGISYPIINMLERSLNEPIKDMSNSALQIARGDFSQTVQVTSNDALGELGHSFNSMLLKLREILQQTTDITRHVSDSGRDMYHKNQNMKIAMEQVAASANELAVGSAEISEDISQMSESIKEIEQKVEAYAHSTREMNNRSATTLELVAKGRTAVESQSAGMERNIEATEHVAATIEQLARQAEGISKITRTISEIAEQTNLLSLNASIEAARAGEHGRGFAVVAQEVRNLAEEASSSTKEVFSLVKGIESGIKQAITNIHANEAVVHSQTELIRETERVFNEIVDSIQFITEEIAAFAQESDLMLESAKTITGSIVNISAITQEAAAGTEQMSASMSEQIASVQATVESTAQLQQKVTQLQRTIQVFKM, via the coding sequence ATGAATTGGTTCAATTCCTTGAGTTTTAAGCAAAAGCTGCTCTTTGGCTGTTATGGCATTGTCGGCTTGTTCGCTCTTACTACGATAGTCCTATTGACGACTCACGCCACATTGATTCCAGGCCTTATCACCCTCGTCATCCTGGTTGGAATCAGCTATCCCATCATCAATATGCTGGAACGCTCACTTAACGAACCGATCAAGGACATGTCGAATTCCGCATTGCAGATTGCCAGAGGCGATTTCTCGCAGACCGTGCAGGTGACGAGCAACGACGCGCTTGGCGAATTGGGACATTCCTTCAACTCCATGCTGCTCAAGCTTCGCGAAATATTGCAGCAGACGACCGATATTACCCGCCATGTGTCCGATTCAGGACGGGATATGTACCATAAGAACCAGAACATGAAAATCGCGATGGAACAGGTCGCCGCATCCGCCAATGAATTGGCCGTCGGATCCGCCGAGATCTCCGAGGATATCTCCCAGATGTCCGAATCTATCAAAGAAATCGAACAGAAGGTAGAAGCCTATGCGCATTCCACCCGCGAGATGAACAACCGCTCCGCCACGACACTGGAACTGGTTGCCAAGGGCCGCACGGCCGTGGAGAGCCAGTCCGCCGGCATGGAGCGCAATATCGAGGCGACGGAGCATGTAGCCGCGACGATCGAGCAGCTGGCCCGGCAAGCCGAGGGCATCTCCAAGATTACCCGCACCATTTCCGAGATTGCCGAGCAGACGAATCTGCTCTCGCTGAACGCGTCCATTGAAGCGGCACGAGCCGGAGAGCATGGCCGCGGCTTCGCCGTCGTCGCGCAGGAAGTCCGCAATCTGGCCGAGGAAGCCTCCTCGTCTACGAAGGAAGTCTTTTCGCTCGTGAAGGGCATCGAATCAGGGATTAAGCAAGCGATTACGAATATCCATGCCAATGAAGCCGTCGTACATAGTCAGACCGAGTTGATCCGCGAGACGGAACGAGTCTTCAACGAGATTGTCGATTCCATTCAGTTCATTACGGAAGAGATCGCCGCCTTCGCGCAGGAGAGCGATCTCATGCTGGAGAGCGCGAAGACGATTACCGGCTCCATCGTGAACATCTCCGCGATTACGCAGGAGGCCGCCGCGGGGACCGAGCAGATGTCAGCATCGATGAGCGAGCAAATTGCTTCCGTTCAGGCTACCGTCGAGTCGACCGCGCAATTACAGCAGAAGGTGACCCAATTGCAGCGCACGATTCAAGTATTCAAAATGTAA